In the Xiphias gladius isolate SHS-SW01 ecotype Sanya breed wild chromosome 7, ASM1685928v1, whole genome shotgun sequence genome, CACAATGCGCAGCTCTACTCTGTATGGACCTGTTACCAAGGTAACGGTTGGGAAATATTTTGTCCAAGTAGCGAACAAGGCGGTTGATAAGACAAAGGAGAAAGGGAGTGAAGTATAGGACTggggaaaggaaaaggaggtCAGAATAAGAGACAAGAAggaaaattttttaaaaaggaggaatgcataggaaaaaaaataggttGGGGGATAATTGTCACTggacaaagaggagaaggacagaaaaGACGCAGTGACCTTCTATCTAGCTGTACTCCTCCCAgatcctcctcttttcttttcctatcACTTCCGCGCTCTCTGGTGCACACTCCATCACTTTATCTATCACTATACTATATCCTGCACATCTGCACAAGAACACCCAGCCAGAATATTTTGTACTGTACAgcactgaacttttttttttcatgtaccAATGGCAAATCAAGTGATCTGGAAAGGGAACAGTTCAATGTGGCAATCTAACATTTTTACTGGGAATCACTCAGTTAGTCATCCTCATGCCACATAAGACAGAATTAATAACTTAGTAGGCAATAGCTGAACACAACATTGCACTCTATAGAATAAAATAGTGTAATATAACAATCTATAAACCAGAATAATCTTTCTATGCACCCCCTGACTGTTTTCTGACCTTATATAAGCACCTCTCCGAGTGAAACAATGACAGAAACTTGCatcaacacattttatattCGCTTCATTACAGTCTGAACTGATCAACAGCAAAGCAGCAATCAAACAAAGTTAGTTCTTTCCCTCAGTTTTTATATCTTTTCCTTGGGAGACACTCTGCACGGTAAAATTCAACTCAGGAGTAGGCAGCGGTTCCGCTACGCTGCAGATTTGCAGAGAAACTTAAGTATGAAAACAGTCATGAAAAATTAGACACATGTTGGCTCACCTTTTAAGCAATGGTTGCCTAACTTCCCTGGTTTGCTTAGATTTTTGTCAGATTTCAGAGTAGGCATGACTTTGACCTAAAGGCAGCACAATCAGCCCATGTTCAAAAGAGCAAAGGCTGCTCCTGTGAGGCAGACCCAACCAGCCCCTGTTTAAACACCACCTAAAGCTTATGTAAATGACTACAATTGTAGAAAGGGCATGGTGCTATGTGTGACATTACACAGATGGGGTGAACGACGCTGTGGGGCCATTACATTAGGAAGAGCGGAGGGAAAACGTTAGATGATTCTATCAAGCATGGAGATGGGTAGAGAGAAAAGCAGTACCCACACATGGTAGGAAGTACTTTTAGACAAATtctaatgtctgtgtgttaatttaGCTGTAGTCATTTAATATGAATAATGGCAACTTTTCTACAAAAAATGCtgcacatatatttttaaacatttactcaATAGTCTCACTTCCAGCCCTGTAGATTAAGATAGCCGCAGTAAACCTGGGGTTGCCAGATTGCAGGCAACAGCTTTCGCCTAATTTCCCGATGTGTCCACTTTTCAGATCAGATCGGAAATGGCATCCATAAAGAGCCCTCCtagatttattttccaaattagGCATAACAATTTGACACAGTTAGACCTGTGTAAAACAGAATCATTCACAAAATTTCACTCTTAACCACTTTTTTGGACTTTCATTTGGGAAATGTGCAGTTTGATGCTGAAAGCTGAATTAACATTTATTGAGACCTGGTGCTGACAAATGTTTAGAACCACACCAATCTGCATTGTCTGGATCTGTTATACTTTAAATCTTGACTGAACAAGGGGGTCTACTGAAACAATGAGCACATGTTGGGTAACAGTCAAGACTGGCATGTAATGGTTAACTCAAAGCTGATAAGGGAAACAGGCCATGACACTACAGTAgatcctgaaaagaaaaaccatagTTATAGTATACAGAGCCCctaacacagagagagacaggtcgAAAGGTAGAAAGTCTCACGAACAAGTTCTTAATCTGAGTGTTTTTCACTCTATTGCACTGTTTTCCATGTTTCAAGGAAAAACATAAGCGAAGACAGGAGGGGACTACAAATAGATTAAAGATGGACTTGATGGTTTGTCCTGGAAATAATATCGATAACTGTGTCCAGCACAGTGAAAACGACTGCCTGCCAGGCCATCTGTGGACTATGATGAAgagggataaaaaaaagttagtcCCTTTAGTGTTTACAGCACTATCTTCAGTGGTGTGCAGTGGTAATTGTGCATGgcatttgaaaaatatcaacGGAAAAGAGAAACTGAGGCTTGTACTGTAGTCTCggtaaaataaagagaaatcaTGCAGTTCACATGGCATGAGATatgaaaggaaacaaacaaacaaaaacacactttcctACCACGTCAGTGCCATGTTTGTATGGGTGAAAGTAGTGATAGAAAAAGTCTTCAAAGGCAAGGTTATTGTGATGGCAGAGGAGATACAGccccagaattttttttttttttccgcctaGGTACAACTGGTATGAAGGCAGGGACAGGGGCAAATTTAGGCAGGCCTAAACCTAGACACAGGGCCGAGTTAGGAGGAAAGCTCAGCCCACAGCCCACCTTATCACGTTCAAATGTGCCACATACACAGCAGGGCTCATCCTGACATCCTACCCGCTGCTCTGTTCACTGTcccactgttgtgtgtgtgtgtgtgtgtgtgtgtgtgtttgcctggcTGCATGTCAGCATTTGAGAAGCAAAGATGGGGAAGAGCAGACATGGCACCAGCCACATGCTCAAACACTCCTACATCGGCTGTTTTTGGGGCCTCTGTTCTCTTTGACATGTAACTTGAAAACATACCcctccctcatctcctctcaaCACTGAGCCCACCTGTCTCCACCCAGCGCCTGCTCTCACCTTAGTGCGTCCATTGATGACACAGTCCCCCAGCTGTCCATTGGCAGCGCTGTATATGACGGCCTCATCAATGTGAGCCATCAGCGCGCCGATGCTCTTGCACCCGAGCTCGCGTCCCTCCACCCAGGCAATCTGGTCGCCCCGGATGCTCCGAGATGGAATGCTCTTCTGGCTCACTAGCTGCCCGCCCCGAAACTTCCCGCTGCGGTTTAggacctccacctcctccaagACCCTGTCGCCAAGCTGAGGGCCGAGGAAGTTGTCCTTCACACAGATGCCATAGTATTTCATGCAGGGGACGATGTACTGCTGTGCTATGCGCTCTGCTGACCGGCCAGCCCCTGCAGGAGGTGGTGGGGTCGGGATGCCGTTAGCCTCCATGGGGGAGGTCTGGCTGGGTGCAGCCGGAAGGCCTGAGGAGGCCGCATTATGTCCGTTGTGCTGGTTAGTGTGTGGGGCAGGAGGGGTAAAGGGAGATTGGGGACTTACACATTGCACATGATTGATAGTCATTTGGTTGCTATGGGAACTGTTGCTGCAGTTGACAGTGACCATGAGCGGGGCCACCCCTCGGGCCACTCTGGGGGCCTCTGAAGATTTGTGAGAAACACTTCCCTCGGTCAACTTTCTGCGCTTCAAGTCTATGTCTCCCGAAGCAAAAGCAGGATCCACAGAACCTCCTAACCCCGGTGGCCCTATCACGAGACCATTAAGAGTTTCTGACCCCAAGTCCCGGTTCTCCCCACCCCGCCGTTTCTGCTGTTGCACCTGCCTACCTTTCAGGTCACCATTGATCCTCCTCATCACTAAAGGGCACTTCTCATGAGCTGTCCGGTCCCCATTCTCCGCCAGACAGGCTCTGCTGGTGAGGGGGTAAATAGGGCCCCCAGTCACTCCCGCAACCCCCTTCATTTGCGCGGGGTACCCGTTCGGTGTGTGAGCCAAAACGCCTGCGTGGCTCCCCTCCACGGTGGCAGACGGAGACACCACCCCGCCGTTGTAGAGCGGCACGCCGGTTTTGGACTGCTTCGTCGGCGCTGTGACTCCAGGGGAGTCGGTCTGAGAGGCCAGACCCGCGAGTAACTCCGCGGCCGTCGGACTCCCGACCGGCGCCGCGCAGAAGCCGTTAAGCCCCATGTCCGCCCGGTACGTGTGGTGAATCTCCGCCGGTCCACGGGGGAGCTGCTGGCCGATCGTCCTTCCCTCCTGCGAGGCTGAAACAGCGACGGATCCGCGGCAAGAGCTTGGGCTTAAAAGGTCCGTGTGTCCCAAGCTCTCCATTTCATCTCGTCATCTGCTGGATGCGCACGTAGCTCACGTCCTCGCTTCATTTTCTAGCTCAGCCGCTGCTTCCTCTGATGGAGGGGAGCTCCGCCACAGGGAGAGAAGAAGTTTCTTGTCCAAGTCGTCTTCTGGCTCCTTCCTTGCCCCCCATTACTCTCATTTAATACTCTCAAGCcgtgtatttatttgtatcgGTCTTATAAACATTTTGGAGGCGGTGTAGGATATCTGTGGAgaataaaatgacacatttaaagCTCATTAATAGCACAGTGCGGGCCACTTGTCACAGTGAGCTGAAGTAAATAAATCTACAGTGTCTTATGGTGTAACAAATGCctataaagtatttatttaggcctgaaaacatttttaaataggGCGAGAAAACAGTGCCGTGTAACGGGGTTGTTGCCTATATAATCGTCCGTAGAATCATAAGCGCAAGAGACTTTCGTTAAATCAAAATTTCGTGCGTCTCTTCCTCAAGCTACGGTGTTTATTGCAGCCCTGTAGCCGAGTTTTAATCATTAAGAAGCAGGGAAAATGCTGAGGAATCGAGCCATACAATAAATCCCCGTTTGCTGACAGTTATATTTGAACCGAATTAGACCGAATTTagaaatgagattaaaaaaaattagacaaagTACAACATCTCTACTTTAAATACAGTCTGATACAGTTAGAATTCATATTAGACTGCGGTGACACGGCCATTCAAATACTTCGATCTGGTCTTTGTCAGTTATTGATTGCCAACTTAGCAGCCTAATGCCCCGGGTCCCTCCGTAACAGTCGAGAGGAAGAAGATCCCACGCATGTATCAATGCAGCTGAAACGCACATTTCCGTGTGTAAGAATAAATCAGATATGCAGCAAAGAACGTGAAAAAGAGCAAGCGATAAATATCCGTCCGGGAGACCACAGTCCACCGCTTACCTACGGCAGCCTACACTGATGCAGATCCTCGGTGAGCGTACGTGACAGGCTGAGAGTACGCATGTTATTTCCGGGATCGTCTTGCCCGTGTGTGCGTCCCATCCAATTTTCTCGTCGGTTATAAATAATACCcgcggggaggggggggggttgacgGCAAACCAACGGCGGCCGGCCCGACACATCCAAAAAACCCAGGAGAGGGACGGAGGGCGATGCTCGGAGCCACACAAGGTCCCCTCAATCACcaggagggggggaaaaaaaaaaaaaaaaaaggaaaagtgctCTCCGTTGTGTCGGTGAGTGCCCCccgtttgtgtctgtctctgccacCCCCAcctcgctcctcctcctcctcctcctcccacagcccgctttctccctctctctgtctctctctctgtctctctctctctgtctctccactcTCTTCTGTCATCTACACGCACACGGACCACGTGACCACTACTACGGCCGACCTGAAACTGCACTAAGAGACACCGCCCCGAGACATCTATCATTACTTCATGTGTCGTTATACTGcaatatgtataaatattatGCGGTAACATAGCTGCTGTGATAAGCGTATGTCTTCAATTAGGGTTGTCTTGATTGTTCCTTAAAAGGTTATCATTTCTATTAAAGATCCGTGTAACATGAGCTCTTGATGTTACGCACAATGAGACTGACGCTAAATGTAAGACGCACAACCAGATGCACAACTGTCAGCATGAAAGTAACACCTGTTGGGTACCACTGCAACCCAGTACAATAGATACTGCTTTTTGCAGTAGTGGGGGAAGTATCCACACCCTTCACTTCAGCAAAAGAAGAAATTCTGCACTGAAACCAGGCCATTAGAAGTAAAAATCCTGTACTGAAAATGCCACACTAAATCTCTGTAAGTATgcaaatatacttaaagtatttaaagttaaaatgatgCAGAGTAATGTCCCTTAGAGTTGGTTGAGTAGAGCCAATATATGTATTTACTCTATAGGGCTGGATGGTTTAACCTATTCcattgcatatatatatatatataattttttttttaatatagattAATCACatgttttgtataaaataacaaataacta is a window encoding:
- the egln2 gene encoding prolyl hydroxylase EGLN2, whose product is MESLGHTDLLSPSSCRGSVAVSASQEGRTIGQQLPRGPAEIHHTYRADMGLNGFCAAPVGSPTAAELLAGLASQTDSPGVTAPTKQSKTGVPLYNGGVVSPSATVEGSHAGVLAHTPNGYPAQMKGVAGVTGGPIYPLTSRACLAENGDRTAHEKCPLVMRRINGDLKGRQVQQQKRRGGENRDLGSETLNGLVIGPPGLGGSVDPAFASGDIDLKRRKLTEGSVSHKSSEAPRVARGVAPLMVTVNCSNSSHSNQMTINHVQCVSPQSPFTPPAPHTNQHNGHNAASSGLPAAPSQTSPMEANGIPTPPPPAGAGRSAERIAQQYIVPCMKYYGICVKDNFLGPQLGDRVLEEVEVLNRSGKFRGGQLVSQKSIPSRSIRGDQIAWVEGRELGCKSIGALMAHIDEAVIYSAANGQLGDCVINGRTKAMVACYPGNGAGYVRHVDNPNGDGRCITCIYYLNKNWDVKKQGGLLQIYPEGKNVVANIEPLFDRLLIFWSDRRNPHEVKPAYATRYAITVWYFDAKERAEAKEKYRLATGQKGVQVPVTQNSKT